The following proteins are encoded in a genomic region of Streptomyces sp. SLBN-31:
- a CDS encoding sucrase ferredoxin, translated as MSTCSTASQELDEPLAGTAATARTWLLLEQPGPWGAKALTSSHLDPALGRALEAAVKGTGVRIALIRRPGRHADLGTPSARQVYAAHTVPGRGWLHSATIREPQDLLDLDFAALGRGEHRTFDSVLGARPHTGDPLALVCTNGKRDRCCALLGRPLAAELAASGVEGVWEVTHLGGHRFSPTLLVLPYGYAYGRAEAHAIKQVLHSVREGRVVVEGCRGNSAWERPGQAAELAVRTAVREYAADALAVVGTLGAAPRWEVTVAHADGRRWRVVVAQGAAAPPRPESCGTSILGSPARMDVVEVRELVATALAS; from the coding sequence GTGAGTACGTGCTCAACCGCTTCCCAGGAGCTCGACGAGCCCCTCGCGGGAACCGCGGCCACCGCTCGGACCTGGCTGCTGCTGGAGCAGCCGGGCCCCTGGGGCGCCAAGGCGCTCACATCGAGCCACCTCGATCCGGCCCTGGGCCGCGCCCTGGAAGCGGCCGTCAAGGGCACGGGCGTACGCATCGCACTGATCCGCCGTCCCGGGCGCCACGCCGACCTCGGGACGCCCTCAGCGCGTCAGGTCTACGCGGCCCACACCGTGCCCGGCCGGGGGTGGCTGCACTCCGCCACGATCCGCGAGCCGCAGGACCTGCTCGACCTCGACTTCGCGGCGCTCGGCAGGGGCGAGCACCGGACCTTCGACTCGGTACTCGGAGCGCGGCCGCACACGGGCGACCCGCTCGCCCTCGTCTGCACCAACGGCAAGCGCGACCGCTGCTGCGCGCTGCTCGGCCGTCCGCTCGCCGCCGAACTCGCCGCCTCGGGCGTCGAGGGCGTCTGGGAGGTCACTCATCTGGGTGGTCATCGCTTCTCGCCGACCCTGCTCGTCCTGCCCTACGGATACGCGTACGGCCGCGCCGAGGCCCACGCCATCAAGCAGGTCCTGCACAGCGTCCGGGAAGGGCGCGTCGTCGTAGAGGGATGCCGTGGGAACTCCGCCTGGGAGCGGCCCGGTCAGGCGGCCGAGCTGGCCGTGCGCACCGCTGTGCGCGAGTACGCGGCGGACGCCCTGGCCGTGGTCGGGACGCTCGGTGCGGCTCCGCGCTGGGAGGTGACCGTCGCTCACGCCGACGGACGCCGCTGGCGCGTCGTCGTGGCCCAGGGCGCCGCGGCGCCGCCCCGCCCGGAGAGCTGCGGCACGTCGATCCTGGGGTCCCCCGCGCGCATGGACGTCGTCGAGGTGCGCGAACTGGTGGCGACGGCGCTCGCGAGTTGA